The Cryptococcus gattii WM276 chromosome D, complete sequence region AGATGCATCACAATCAAATCAGGATGTTTCCATTTGACTCTGACGAACTCGATCAGGAGGAGCTTCAACTCAATGAGCGTGTTAGGGTAAAGTGATTTCTATGACTGGTATTCATATACCTAATATGATATCGTTTTAGGAAATGCTTCCGTTCGCCGTTGTTGGCTCTGAACGGAACGTCATCATTGATGGCAAGCCCGTGCGtggaaggaagaacagATGGGGAGTTATCAACGTTGAGGACGAAAGACATTGCGAGTTTGTTTATCTACGGAACTTCCTTACAAGGTAAATTATTCTCGTTAGGATTATTGATTCACGGCAGATCTGACGTCGTATTGCAGGACTCACCTTCAGGATCTCATTGAAACCACTGCGCAGGTGCACTATGAGACCTTCCGATCCAAACAACTCCTCGCCCTCAAAGAGTCTTCCGCCAAAGCCCAACAAGCATCCGCATCGACAGCATAATTGTCGCCGGCTTTCTGGCCCTGTCACTCTTTTGTCTTATTAACGTGCCTAATGACCGCTTATGTGCCATATCGTTCTGTGAATGAATATTCTTTCAGATGTACAACAAGGATAAAGACGGACTGCATGCGTTTTCAGCGTGGACTATGCCTCGTTAAACTAATGCTGCATAACTCCAGAACAAGGTGTATCACAGCTAAAATAGTAAGCATTGAATCATCTTCCATCACCCACTGATTTTTGTAGGGCATAAGACATCCAAACATTTTTCATTCACAATCTAGAGCGCTTGCGTACAGGTATTGGTATAGGTATAGTATAAAGGGGTGATCAAGACTGAGACTAAAGACGCCTGGAAAATTACACGAGGTAATTATCTCCCATGGTTATAGGTAAGAGATACAGATTTTGCCGCAATTAATCATCGATATAATCTTACAGCTGGAGAGTGACAGACTTCGTACACTGGCCGTTTCGAAGGGTCCATCCGCGTTTGCACGCAAAGGCTTCACATTGACCATTGGAACAGGTGACGGAGCCTCGGAGCACACCAGGGAGTGCAGTACAGCTGATTTCGTTAGACGCCGTCATAAAACAAGcagagggaaaaggaacGTACTCAACACCAGTAGATTCAGAAGAGTTACGGCTGGGGTTATAGTCACCGTAAGTGCATCCGCCACATGATTCGATATCGGAAGTTGAGTCAACACACTAATGATAGGTGCTCAGTCAATGTCCGAAATGTCTTGCGGTCGGAAAATGACTTACTTCCCAGGAGTTGACTACGCCGTTGACATTACAGGCGTTCATGCCAGTGGGGCAGTCCCACTGCCTCTCCCTGATCATCTCGGACCTTCTCTGTGCTTGAATCCTTTCGTTGGCATGCTTCCTTCGGGAAAGACCACTGGCAGCCGCCGCGGCAGGGTGACTGTAAGCATAGAAAGAACCGAGACCGCAATAGGAGGGAGAGCCAGAAACTGTGGTTTCGTCACCGCAAGAGCATCCGTATCGAGGGGAGAGGGTGTTGCCACCCAAGAGATAAGGAGTATAGTAAGCGGCCGAGGTGCTGGCGCAGAGCTCGAAGCAAGCTCGAGGAGAGGAGACCGTGGTACCGAGAACGCCTGTGACAGTGTTGATCAAAGCGGATACAAGGCCGGTGGGAGCGTAGCAGTTGTTATAGGAGAAAGTGGATGAAGTAGCATAACTCTGTTTCCACAAGTGAGTCATTGGATAAAAGCAGGAATAATGCAGCGCAGACTTACGGCAGCCTGAACGATGGCGATACAATCGGTAGAGGAACCGCTAGGTGCGACATAGTTGACGGCGCTGATGTAGTTGGCCTCGGAAACACAATAGCAGTTGTTACCGACGACGATCCCATCAACATAGAAGGCATAAAGGTAGTTGCTGTCACCGCAGGAAGACTAAATGAAACATTAGATCAGTTACCTATCTGTACAAGGAAATTGAAACAAATTCTTACGACACAAGTGGCACTGTCACTCTGTCTACTGCTTATGCTTGCAGCACCATTAGCAGCAGTAGTAAGGACACAACCAAGCCAAGGAGTGTCTGCGCAAATAGCTGGAAGAGAGAGCAGGGTGCCGAAAAGCAAAGTCACAATGATGGACGAGAACATGGCGAGTATTGTTTGCGTTGTTGTTGCCGTGAAAGTAGGTGAATCGATGAGAAGTAAGTGATGTGGAGGGTTAAAATGAATGTGTGGGTTGGTAAAAGCTCAACTACTGATACTATCTAcgaagaaaggaaaagaaagtAAGTACCTACGACCTGTTGAATGAGAAGCAAATATGGACCTGGAtaaagaagaagaggaaaaggcAACTCATGGCTCCCTTCTTATATCTTCTGAGACAGAGGTGTCCCCGATCCATGACACCCGATCTTGACTTCCTTGTTAAGAAATTATCGCGCAACGAGTACATCTCCTATATCAAATGGAACCTTCCTTCTAGAATCCCTGAGCAAGCGGCGTGCTTGGAGAGACAATGGATGGACCCTAGTTGTCCGAATGTCTTAATTTGCCCTTTCCAGATTCTTCACCACTATTGTGAAGTGTagagagaagaagacttAAAGTTAACAATGATGGTTGACTCTTGCCTTCTGATCTGTGCTCATTGGTCTAG contains the following coding sequences:
- a CDS encoding Delayed-type hypersensitivity antigen - related protein (Similar to TIGR gene model, INSD accession AAW43179.1) produces the protein MFSSIIVTLLFGTLLSLPAICADTPWLGCVLTTAANGAASISSRQSDSATCVSSCGDSNYLYAFYVDGIVVGNNCYCVSEANYISAVNYVAPSGSSTDCIAIVQAASYATSSTFSYNNCYAPTGLVSALINTVTGVLGTTVSSPRACFELCASTSAAYYTPYLLGGNTLSPRYGCSCGDETTVSGSPSYCGLGSFYAYSHPAAAAASGLSRRKHANERIQAQRRSEMIRERQWDCPTGMNACNVNGVVNSWECVDSTSDIESCGGCTYGDYNPSRNSSESTGVEYVPFPSACFMTASNEISCTALPGVLRGSVTCSNGQCEAFACKRGWTLRNGQCTKSVTLQL